Part of the Quercus robur chromosome 5, dhQueRobu3.1, whole genome shotgun sequence genome, gattgtttacttatttatacatgatcTCTTTTATGaacatcatatcattgttaagccacacacactctaggaaatatcataatttattttgaaaagccgtttattttggacgaaaattgttaaaaaaataggtctaagcattcattattatgttaatttgatactttagcttcactattttcacacttgtgaatgtttcccacacatgtctacaattttaaatctatgtttttaactctactgtGACCAGATTATCTTGACAtatactttgctatttgatatctaaaaatctttactcattacagaatgctcaactattcatcttttaattaatttgcatgcaattaTATAAATGTCCCAATTGTTTTCTTAAAgctcacaacaaacaattaaacaaatattgtcttaattttattatttttttacccaaaaaaaaaagttttaaataatggttcgggttcgggtttaGGTTAGGTCACAGGTCAAGTTGACTTGCAAAAAACACtagtcgggtcacgggtcaatcCGTTTTTGCTTCGAGTCAAAAAATCGGGCTCAAGTCGAGTtaggttagaaaattctaacccgttttgccatgtctagtgAAAGTGAGGGGCAGTGACTTAAGGTGATGAAGCCTAATTCCAAGCTTGTCCCTAAAATATCTTTCAAGTAAAATTACCAATCTGCCCATCAAGATTCTTCCAAATTACAATTAACAACCAAGGTGTTACATGCCTGACCTGAATAACCTATTATCAATTctcatatatctaaaattaaaatacaactACAACCATAAATATACTAATATACATATAATTACAAACATAGattaagcaataataacaaaataataataataacaaaagttaATACATTTATAAGCAAAACGGGTTCGCAGTTCAGGTTGACCCGCAAAAAACATGGGTCGGGTTACGGGTCAATCCGTTTTTGCTTCGAGCAAAAAATCGGGCTCAAGTCAAGTtaggttagaaaattctaacccgttttgccatgtttaGTGAAAGTGAGGGGCGGTGACTTAATTAAGAGGATGAAGCCTAAGTCCAAGCTTGTCCCTAAAATATCTTTCAAGTAAAATTACCAATCTGCCCATCAAGATTCTTCCAAATTACAATTAACAACCAGGGTGTTACATGCCTGACCTAAATAACCTATTATCAATTctcatatatctaaaattaaaatacaactACAACCATAAATATACTAATATACATATAATTACTGATATTGCTCTGAATCAGTGAGGTGGATGGCCTGGCTTTGGTGGGCTATCGAAACGGTTGATGGCCTGCAAGGAAGAAAACGCGatcaaagaggagaccggagaagaccggtcgAACCCCCTCTGATGGAGAAGTTAGACTCGTAGAGAAAGAAGTTCCAAGTGTTTTGGAAAATTGTCTGAGAGAAAATCTTACCTCTGTCGGGTTCAGACCGGTCCCTTATATAGGGAGCCTGGgacggttatttgtccaataacctccccaggATTTGTGGAAACCAACAACTCCGGAGTTAACTACCTCAACGGATATAAAACGGTAACTGCTAATGGAAGTTAACTTCTTCGAAGGGTTTGTTGAGATAGTTGCGGGTTGTCGAAAGTCTAAGTGTTGAGCTTTCGTCCATCTTGTGTAGGGTGGTTTAGTCGTCCAAGGATATTTAACAATTGCTCATGGACGAACCTCATGGACGATCCTgtcgtccatgggagacttaaCTTATGGAGTGGTGCTATTATTCATGGACGTTTCTCCTTCTTCTGGATAAACTCTTGGATCAACCTGCGCTGTAGGCTCTGGACGATCCATTTGGACGATCTGGAGATAGATTGTTTTCCACTTCTCTATCAGTTGCCCCTTTGTTCAAAGGGTCGTCCAGGACATTGTcgtgattttaacaaaatttcgCTTTTTCGTACGCCATGTGTCGCGAAACTGTTGGTTGGCCAATCGTGTCGATCTCGTTTCCCCAAGGGATCGCCACGTGTCAATTTCTGAGTGGCGAGTGTCGTTTCATTGACCCTGTTGCTGGGGCCTATAAATAGCGCATTCTCTTTCATGCCCCTCACTTTCTTCCTCATTCTCTTTTCTGCCAACTCGTCCAAGATTCTCGTCTAGCTCTTGTCCTAGTTTCATCAggtatttcctctttttttttttttttttttaggctctCATTTTAAGTCCTCTACATTTCAAACATGTCTTCATCTTCTAGTTTCTAGAGAGAGATAGACGACTACCAGGACGGCTCTGAGAGTGAGGGTAGTGTAGATAGTTCGTCCTGTAGTGATTCCTCAGACGAGCATTACTCGTCTGGGGTTACTGGCATTCCCTTAGAGGAATTTCAGGAACAACGACGTAGGGCGGCTTCTGGATCTGGGGCTAGTTCGTCCAGACAGCCGTCTAGTCCtcctcaagacgaggaagaggacgaagaagatgtaatctataGTTGTGCCCCAGAGGTAGCATCCACCTTAGGCGGTGCTAAGTTAAAAACTCTTGTAGATAGATATCAAATCCCTAAAGAGCTTAACCCTCGTCTACCCAAGGTtggagaatggtgttgttcCCCTTCCTCTGGCTTAGGGGTATATGCTTCTTATCTTTTAGCAGGCCTTAGGTTTCCCCTAAACTCTTTCTGCAGAGACCTCTTCCAAAGGTTGGGTATTGGGCCTAACCAGCTCAATCTCAATGGTTGGAGGACGATTGTTGCCATGCAAGTATTATGGCGTGAGGCATTGGAAGGGGACCGTCCAATTACAGTGGACAAGTTCCTTTACTGCTATAAGCCCTCAGAGATCAAAAAATCTGCTGGGTTCTACCAATTCTCGTCCAGAGGTTCATATTACAGTTTAATAACGGACCGTAGTTCGTCTGATCggctttggaaaaaagaattttttattatttctggaaattgggctggggacccagctgatgtgggtattcccctcttcccaccttttaccagccctctaggtcgtcttcgtcctgagggtatgtttttctttccattttatcCTGTTTGTCCTTTAAAATTTCTTATCTGTCACTCGTCTAACCCTTTATCTTGGTGATGCAGCTGTCGTTCGTCCACACTTGGACAAGTTTTTCTTGGACCGGATAGAAGTGGTTCGCACCTTTCCAGGAAGGACTTTCCACGACTTAGTTACCCTTAGTCGTCTAGCTACTTGGGGACTTGGTCCAGTCCCAACTGCTGAGAACTTAAGTCACGAAGAGCTCACTCGTCGAAGTAAGTGTCGTCCATTATACTTTGTTATTTCagctctcctttctttttatttatttatctatttatatatatatatatatatttatatatatatatatatatatattttaattaattttcctcgTCATAGGGATAAGCACGATGagggaaaacaaagagaaaacagTGGCTAGCGGGGACGAGGATGCTGCTGCCCCTACTGTCAAAGTGGCTTCCGTCCAGGCTGGGAAGAGGAAGTCTAAACCAATCTTAAGTACTGTGGACCTGGACGACCTTCCCAGTCGTCGTGGCCACAAGAAGCAAAAGTCAAGTAAGACTTCCCTTCCCAAGGTTCCTAAGTTCGTACCACCAACAGTGAATTTGGACGAACCTGTGGTGGACGTGGAGCCCGTCCAAACAGTTCATCCTGTCCAGTCTGATCCTCCCCCTCCTCCCAAAGCTTCTCATAAGCCAAGCCCTTCAGAGTCCTCTGATCGTCCACCTAATTTGGTTCTGGACGAGGGTTATGCATGGAGGACGTTCAAAGGAATCGTCACTGATCATGAAGTTAACGAATGTTACAACATGTCAGTGAAGGAGTTTGAACGCTCTGGCATCCATGACCTTTTCAAGGTAAGTTTATTCCTCGTCCTTGTGTATAAACATTTTATCTTGAATGAAATGTCTAACTCTTTTTCGTCCAAATGCAGGCTATGTCAAAGTTTTATATAGCAACCTGTCAAGCCAAGGAGCTTGCTTCAGATGCTAAGACGGCCAAGGAGAAGGTTAAGGAGCTGAGCCATGAGATTTTATCCAAGAAGGGGGAGGTCATTAGGTTGACCGAGGACTTTAATCGTCTGCTGGGAAGCGAGACGAAGCTGAAGAACGACGTGGAGGAGCTCAAAGCTGACAATTTAGAGAAGGATACCCGCATCGTCCATCTCGAAGGACAAGTTTCAGAGCTTACCTCGTCTTTGGAGAAGGCACGTGAAGAGGCAATTGCTGCCTTTAAGAAGTCTGACGAGTATAAGAATCGTCTAGACAGTCATTATGCAGCTGGCTATGAAGACTTCCGTGCTGATGCCAAAGAGGCATATCCTGATTTGGACTTCAACTCCTTCAAGCTTCCTCTTGCTACAGAGAGTTCCGTGTTGCAGACGAGTTCCGAGGACGTCAACATCATGGACGACGCTAACACTGAAGTCACTCAGGACGACCCTAAGGCGAGCTTGCCCAAGTGAAATCTGTTTCCTTAGAAAATCTACTTTTATTTGCCTTTTCATGGAAGTGCCCgttgttttgggccttttctttttcttatattttaaatctCATGCAAGTACAATCATCTCGTCCAGGATTATGGACGAGTTTTATATACATTTTCACATTCAAAACTAAAGGGGTTTTTGGACGTTGGTCGTCCACCCTTTGAATTTCATGAAAGAAATGAATACTTCTATTTTTACTTCCATTGTGTTTGAATATATACGTTTCCAGCTTTatgtatgaaatttttattttcatatcagCAGTGTGGTTCGTCCATCTAGGAATTCAGTTCACCTCGTCTTGGGCATGGGGGTGAATTTTATTACATCACCAAGATAAAGTAAATTGATTCCTTTTGGCTAGATTTTTCATCATTCCAAAATTATGGACGATCATTTTGTCGTCCTTGATGATTAGACTTTTTAGCGATTTCTCGTCCAATGTAATGGATTGTTAAGCTAGTTTTGAAGTCTTTGCTCGTCCGCGTCTCGGACGAACACTTTTGGGAATTCATCTCGTCTTAAGGTCTAGAAGAGTATGCCCTTTTCATCTCGTCccatgttctggacggatgaaactttgctttatttttagcttgggtttcatctcgtcctatgttctggacggatggaCCTTGGTTTCATTTTCAGGTTAGGTTTCATCTCGTCCTATTTCTGGACGGATGGACCTTAGCTTAATTTTCAGTTTAGGTTTCATCTCGTCTCTTGCTTTGGACGGAtgtaccttttcatctttcctttggagGAAGGCTTATGGACGATATATCCTTGCGTCCAAGGATTTCATTCGTCCATGCTTGCTTTCTTTTTGCGGATCAATCTGAATGAACATATAAGGATTCCAATAATATActtgaaaacaatatatatatatatatttgaaaatccaaacttATGTAAACATTCATCCACAGGCATAGCACATGCTCATTAGCTAGTGccttattgaattaaaaatacaaaccaactcatccatgaatagcacaaaagtgaaaacactaatgtactttctaggggattattaaaatacttaaaaacacTTGACAGTAGTAAACACTTCTGCTCGTCCATATATCTCGTCCAAGGACACTGGTGAAGAGTCAGCACTTATTGATGGTACTTCCTGaggtgctcaacattccaagggtgttcCAGCCTCTGCTCATCCAAAGCTTCCAAagagtaggat contains:
- the LOC126729009 gene encoding uncharacterized protein LOC126729009 — encoded protein: MRENKEKTVASGDEDAAAPTVKVASVQAGKRKSKPILSTVDLDDLPSRRGHKKQKSSKTSLPKVPKFVPPTVNLDEPVVDVEPVQTVHPVQSDPPPPPKASHKPSPSESSDRPPNLVLDEGYAWRTFKGIVTDHEVNECYNMSVKEFERSGIHDLFKAMSKFYIATCQAKELASDAKTAKEKVKELSHEILSKKGEVIRLTEDFNRLLGSETKLKNDVEELKADNLEKDTRIVHLEGQVSELTSSLEKAREEAIAAFKKSDEYKNRLDSHYAAGYEDFRADAKEAYPDLDFNSFKLPLATESSVLQTSSEDVNIMDDANTEVTQDDPKASLPK